DNA from Pseudomonas mendocina:
GTGTCGCCGTCACCCTGGTATACCGTGAAGGCTTCTTGCAGCAGGCCATCAGCCGCGGCGATGGACGCCACGGGCAGGACTGGACAGCACGTGCCCGGCAACTACCCGCTGTCCCGTCACGCCTGCCCGAGGCGCGCGACCTGATCCTGCAGGGTGAACTCTACTGGCGCATGGAAGGCCACGTGCAAGTGCATGCTGGCGGCGCCGGAGCCCGCGGCAAAGTAGCCGGGATGATAGCCCGACAGACCTTGAACGAGCAGGAGGCCACCGCCATCGGTCTGTTCGTCTGGGACTGGCCCGACGGCCCGGCGCAAATGCCCGAACGCCTGAAAGCGCTGCACACGCTGGGCTTCAGCGACAGCCTGCAGTACACCCAGCCACTCACGGATGCGGAGGACGCCCGCCGCTGGCGTCAGCGCTGGTTCAGCGAGCCACAGCCATTTGCCAGCGATGGGGTGGTACTGCGCCAGGGCACACGGCCGCCGGGCCAGCGTTGGCAGGCCGAAGCGCCGCACTGGGCGATTGCCTGGAAATATCCGGCCAGCCAGGCGCTGGCCGTGGTGCAGGCGGTGGACTTCAACATTGGCCGCAGCGGGCGTATCACGCCGGTGCTGCGCTTACAGCCGGTCGACCTCGACGAGCGCCGCATCAGCCGCGTAGCTCTTGGTTCGCTGCAAACCTGGGAAAAGCTGGATATACGCCCGGGCGACCAGGTGGCGATCCGCCTGGCCGGACTGACCATCCCCCGACTCGACCAGGTCATCTGGCGCAGCCCACAGCGTCCCTCGGTGGCGGTGCCGCGAGCGACGGACTACCACGCGCTGAGCTGCTGGCGCAGCAGCCCACAATGCCAACAACAGTTCCAGGCCCGCCTGGCCTGGCTCAGTGGCAAGCAAGGACTGGCCCTGGCCGGCGTCGGCCCAGGCACGTGGAGCCGCCTGCCCCTCGACGGGCTGCTCGATTGGCTGGAGCTGGACGCCGAACAACTGAGGAGCCTGCCAGGTATCGGCCCGCGTCGCGCCGGGCAATTGCAGCAGGCATTCAACCAGGCTCATGACCGATCGCTGCAACAATGGCTGCGCGCCCTCGGTGCGCCACCGGGCTTCGACAATGGCGAGCTGGATGACTGGGCCAAGTTGATCGAACGCCAGCGAGATGACTGGCTACGCCAGCCTGGCATTGGCCAGAAGAGCGCGGAGCGGCTACTGGCATTCTTCAGCCACCCCGAGATCCTTCGCCTGGGCAGGCAGTTGCAGCATGCCGGCGTGGCCAGTTTTCAGGCAGGGGGAAATCGCCGCCTGGCTGACCCAGACCAGCAGATCGGTCACTCAGGTCGAACCTCGCGCACCGACCAGGGTCAGTTCGAAATAGGTACCCACGAGGAGACACCATGATTCGTCAAACCGCCCTACTCGGCCTGCTGCTGGCCGCCAATCTGAATGCCGTGCCGATCCTGGCCGCCGAACCCGCCAGTGGCTGTGCGACCAAACGTCAGGTCATCGAAGAGAAGATCGAGGCCGCCCGCCAGAGCGGCAACTCGCGCGAGCTGGAAGGGCTACAAAAGGCGCTGGGCAACGTCGAAGCCCACTGCGATGACGCCACCCTGCACAAGGAGCGCCTGGCCAGCGTGGAAGAGGCTCGCCAGGAAGTGCAAGAGCGCGAGATGGATCTGCGCGAAGCGATGGGCAAGGGCGACCAGGAGAAGATCGCCAAGCGTCAGGCCAAACTGGCCGAGTCGCGCGCCGAACTGGAACAGGCCGAGGCTGAAGCGCGCGCCGATCAGTAAGCGCGGAAAGCCTTGTGGCAGGCCTCGCAACTGTCCTCGACGGCCTGCACGGCGGGTTCGAGCGCAGAGCGACGCAGCGGCGAAGCGGTCGTGACCAGCACCAGCGCAGCGGTGGCCTGCTCCAGGTCGCGCGCCATCTTCTGGAACTGCTCCTGACGCTGCCAGACTTCAGGGCTGGCCTTGCTGCGCTCATCATCCGCCACCGACGGGAAATGCTGCCAAGGCTCGCGTGACAGGCGATTGAGCTCGGCAGCGCCGCTGACGAAGCCGGCTTCGTCGTAGGGAATCCGACCACGCAGCATCCCCCCCAGATCCTCGCTGACCTTGAGCATTTCCTTGAACAGCGCCTGACGTTTACCCAGTGGCGAGTTGGGATCGACTCCGCCACAGGCAGCCAGGGCCAGGCAGACGCAGGTAAGCATCAGGAGTTTCTTCAGGGTCATCGACACGACTTCCGGGCGACAAAGGGCCGCCAGTATCGCGGCTCGCCCCCACCTGGCCAAGCGACCTCTTGTCACAACAGCGATCTTTCACCCGCACCAGTCAGCCGGGGTTCAGGTACGAAAGCGTCCCAACTGGCTGTTGAGCTGCTGTACCTCGCCCTGAATCTGCGCACTGACGCGTACCACGCTCTCGGTTTCGCCCTGGCTGCGTTCGGCCAGGCTGGAGATATTCGTCACCCGCTGGTCGATCTCCTGTGCCACCTGGCTCTGCTGTTCGGCCGCAGTGGCAATCTGTGCATTGAGCGCATTGATACCATCGACCGCACCGACGATGGTTTCCAGCACTTCGCTGGCCTGGCGGATATGGCTCAGGTTGTCATCAGCCAGGGCCGCACTGTGCTGCATCGCCAGCACCGCATCGCGCGCCCCGCCTTGCAGGCGCTGAATGATCGTCTGGATTTCGCCGGTGGACTGCTGGGTACGACTGGCCAGCGTGCGCACCTCATCGGCGACCACAGCGAAGCCGCGACCCGCCTCGCCTGCACGCGCGGCCTCAATGGCCGCATTGAGCGCCAGCAGGTTGGTCTGCTCGGCAATCCCGGTAATCACCTCAAGCACCTTGCCCACACCACTGGTTTCAGCCTCCAGACGCTGCACCTGTTCGCCGCTGCGCCGCAGTTGCTCGACCAGCTCGGCTATCTGCGCGGAACTGCGCTGCACAACCTGCCGGCCGTTCTGCGCGCGATCATCGGCGTTGCGTGCCGCCTCGGCGGCATGGGCGGCGTGACGCGCCACCTCGGCCACGGTGGCACTCATCTCGTTCATCGCCGTAGCCACCTGATCGAGATCCTCGTACTGGCGACGCACGCCATCACCCGCGGACTGAGCTGCACCGACCACGCTGCCGACATGCTCGCCGGTGCGCTCGCCACTGCGCTTGACCTCCGCCAGCAAGCCTCGTACCTGCTCCTGCATACGGTTGTAGCCGGCAAAGATGCGGCCGATCTCGTTGTCGCCCTGATGGCCATCCAGGCTACGGGTGAAATCGCCAGAGCCGACTCGCGTCAGCGCACCTTCTACCGCCTTGAGGTTGTGCATCAGCGGCCGCAGGCCGAACTGACGGCCCAGTACCACCAACGCC
Protein-coding regions in this window:
- a CDS encoding DUF1090 domain-containing protein, yielding MIRQTALLGLLLAANLNAVPILAAEPASGCATKRQVIEEKIEAARQSGNSRELEGLQKALGNVEAHCDDATLHKERLASVEEARQEVQEREMDLREAMGKGDQEKIAKRQAKLAESRAELEQAEAEARADQ
- a CDS encoding cytochrome c, which translates into the protein MTLKKLLMLTCVCLALAACGGVDPNSPLGKRQALFKEMLKVSEDLGGMLRGRIPYDEAGFVSGAAELNRLSREPWQHFPSVADDERSKASPEVWQRQEQFQKMARDLEQATAALVLVTTASPLRRSALEPAVQAVEDSCEACHKAFRAY
- a CDS encoding methyl-accepting chemotaxis protein; its protein translation is MFVSTFFDRLLSAIGLRTLNQQFLFSYALMFLLAVVASVALYLSMSVSPETINVAGAQRMLSQKMTKEALLLREGVLPAATLEATMAQFDAAHRDLLSGNATRNISAIAEPSVQAQMNKVGGLWQGFRGQLQRMVSGDTAVDLKVLEQQSVELLREMNQAVGLMAAHAEGSQRRQMWLAFGCVLGILALVVLGRQFGLRPLMHNLKAVEGALTRVGSGDFTRSLDGHQGDNEIGRIFAGYNRMQEQVRGLLAEVKRSGERTGEHVGSVVGAAQSAGDGVRRQYEDLDQVATAMNEMSATVAEVARHAAHAAEAARNADDRAQNGRQVVQRSSAQIAELVEQLRRSGEQVQRLEAETSGVGKVLEVITGIAEQTNLLALNAAIEAARAGEAGRGFAVVADEVRTLASRTQQSTGEIQTIIQRLQGGARDAVLAMQHSAALADDNLSHIRQASEVLETIVGAVDGINALNAQIATAAEQQSQVAQEIDQRVTNISSLAERSQGETESVVRVSAQIQGEVQQLNSQLGRFRT